The DNA sequence AAATGTCTACATCATATGGCCGCTCGCCTGGCGGATATATTTGGACCATCTTGGAGCCTGTTGGGGGAATCTTAATGATGTCGATAGTCTTCTCGTATATCTTTCGCACACCGCCTCTAGGGTCAAGTTTCTTGTTGTTCTATGCAACGGGTATGCTTCCTTTTCTGGCTTATGGGGGTATTTCAATGAAAATTTCCAGTGCTGTACAGTTTTCCAAACCACTTTTGGCCTACCCTTCGGTGACATATATTGATGCACTTGTCGCGCGTCTCATCTTGGAAGTCATCACGCAACTGATCGTCGGATTAATTATCATTACGGGGGTACTTTTATGGACATCCGAAGCTGTAAGTTATGATTTTGGAGCGATCGGTCTGGCTATTTACATGGCAATTGCTCTGGGTGTGGGGATAGGGCTAATGAACAGCGTCCTAAACGCTATGTTTCCAGTGTGGAGGACGCTCTGGGCTGTTCTGAACCGCCCGCTGTTCCTGATATCGGGAATTTTCTTCCTTATTGAACCTTTGCCTGAGCAATACCGCAGCTTGCTGCTCTACAATCCTCTGGTTCACCTTCTTTCAATCATGCGATCGGGGTTTTATGCGTCCTATGATGCACCATATGCCTCGCCCGTTTATGTTTTTGCGTTTGCAAGCGTGCCGACTATCTTCGGGTTACTTTTGTTGTACCGCTATCATAAGGATATCTTGGAATTATAAGAGATGTGTAGAACGAATTGCTTAGTTCTTCATCAGTTGATATGCGAAAAAAAATTTAGGAATCCAGTTATGACCCCAGGCTCAGTGGGAGCGCGCGCGCTGCGGTTTTTGCGCATCTTCTTTCTCAAAACGTCAGAGTGGGCCGCGGTTAAGGCCGGGCGTGAGAGCGGTTTGTTTGATCCGATCTATTACGCTGGTGCCTACCCGCAGGTACATGCGTTGTTCAGGCCCTTCTTGTTGCGCCACTATGTGGTGTACGGTGAATTGATGGGCTACCGGCCTAATCCCGATTTCTCGCCCTCAGCATATCTGCGGTATAATCCTGATGTTGCCATGCAAAATATGTCGCCATTCCTGCATTACGCAAGCATTGGCTATAAAGAAGACCGCATCACCAAAGAGTTACCTAAGGTGGAAGAAATGCCTGCGGTTCTGGCCCCCAAGCTGCGGTTCGATGCGTCACGTACGCGGGCAGATGTGGCGATCGTTATGCACATTTATTATCCCGACCTGTGGCCCGAGTTCAAAGCCAAGATTGACGGTCTGGACATAGAGCATGACCTGTTCATCACGCTGACTTACCGCGGAGATGAGACGGAGGAATTGGCAGCACAGATCAGAGCAGAGTTCCCGTCCACGGTTGTGGTGCCGCTTGAAAACCGTGGCCGTGATATCCTGCCGTTTCTGACGCTGGTAAACGCGGGTGCGCTGACGGGCTACAAGGCGGTGTGCAAAATTCACACCAAAAAATCACCGCACCGCGAGGACGGCGAAATTTGGCGGCGCCACCTGATTGACGGTGTGTTGCCCGATGCGGGCCTGAAAGGCTTGCTCGAGACATTTATCGCCGATGAAGAAGCAGCCTTCTGGGTTGCCGATGGGCAGCATTTTGACGACACCAAATGGTGGGGCAGCAACCTTGAGACGACCCGCAGCCTTTTGCGCCGCATCGAGATGGAAATCTCCGGCAAACGGTTGTCCTTCCCTGCAGGCTCGATCTACTGGATGAAGCCTGTGGTGGTGGGTCTTCTGAAGGCGATGAACCTGCATGTCGAGCAGTTTGACCCGGAGATGGCGCAGGTTGACGGCACGTTGGCCCATGCGCTGGAGCGCACAATGGGGTTTCTTTCGGATGCGGCGGATATGGAGATCCGCCAAACCACACAGGTGGCACAAATCCGTGACGGACAGCTGAACACGGGTGTAAATGTCAGTGATATGACGCAGCCCGATTTTGTGAGCGCTTTCTACCTGCCGCAGTTCCATCCGATTCCGGAAAACGATGCATGGTGGGGCAAAGGCTTTACCGAATGGCGTGGGGTAGTTGCTGCACAATCCATGTTTGACGGCCACAACCAGCCCTTGTTGCCGACAGATTTGGGGTTTTATGATCTGCGTGCCACCGAAGTGATGGGCGAGCAGGCGGCGTTGGCGCAGGCACATGGTGTTGATGCGTTTTGTGTCTACCACTACTGGTTCGACGGGCGCCGCGTGCTGGAGGCGCCACTGGACAAGCTGCTTGAGCGTCCCGAAATCAACTTCCCGTTCTATTTGTGCTGGGCCAACGAGAGCTGGCGGCGTAACTGGGACGGGCTGTCGGGGACCGTCTTGCTGGAGCAAACCTATAAGCGCGGGTTTGAGCAGAAGCTGGTTGATGACAGTCTGAAGTATATGCGCGACCCGCGCTATATACGGCCCGACGGGGTGCGTCCGCGTTTTGTGATCTACCGGCCTGAAGACATGCCTGATCCTGCCGCTTCGGTCGCAAAGATGCGCCGCGCATGGGCGGCTGCAGGCATCGGAGATGTCGAATTGGGTGCTGTGTGTTTCCACGTTGGTGGTGACGCGCCTGTCGCAGATGACCTGTTTGATTTCTGGGTCGAAATGCCTCCTCATGGTATCGTCACAATGGACGATTATGTGTTTGGCGGTCCTGAAGGCAACAAGCTGGGGCGTGATGTACGCACAGGCTTTAAAGGGCTGGTCTATGACTACAATAAAGTCATCAAGAATTCGGTTTCAAAGGAATATGTCAACGGGTTGCCCGACAATACCATCTGCGGTGTGATGCCCAGTTGGGATAACTCGGCGCGGCGCGGGTATAAGGCGCATATGGCCTATGGTGCCAATCCAGCACGGTTCGGTGTTTGGCTGGACGAGGTAAAACGACACCGTATCTCAGGCTCATACCGCAAGGAGCTGTTTGTGAACGCCTGGAATGAATGGGCCGAAAAAGCTGTGATAGAGCCTAATTCTGCTTATGGTGATATGGCACTTCGTATGTTGGAAGAAAAAGTGGGCAAGGAGAATAACGATGTCTAAGGTTGTCCTTCATATTGGAACGCATAAAACGGCAACGACTACCATTCAGGACATGTTCCATAAGAATGCACCGCTACTGAAGCAACATGGGCTGATATATCCGCGGATGGGGCGGGTAACAGGCCATCACGGGCTAGTCTATGATTGGTCGAACTTGCCAAAAGTTTACCAGCCCGACACCACCAGCCTGGATGCCTATAGCAATATCGCCGAAGAATATGCACACCGTGATGTTACCGTGTTCCTCAGCTCGGAGGAATTCTCGCGCAATAACCCCGGGGCCGCGGTGGATTTTGCTGCCGTACGTGAACGGCTTGCCCTCTTTGACGAGATTGAGGTGATATGTATCCTGCGTACTCAGTGGCAGTTTATGCAGTCGATATATCTTGAATTGAGCCGTCGCAATAACCCGCCACGGCCCTC is a window from the Sulfitobacter donghicola DSW-25 = KCTC 12864 = JCM 14565 genome containing:
- a CDS encoding ABC transporter permease, producing MSTSYGRSPGGYIWTILEPVGGILMMSIVFSYIFRTPPLGSSFLLFYATGMLPFLAYGGISMKISSAVQFSKPLLAYPSVTYIDALVARLILEVITQLIVGLIIITGVLLWTSEAVSYDFGAIGLAIYMAIALGVGIGLMNSVLNAMFPVWRTLWAVLNRPLFLISGIFFLIEPLPEQYRSLLLYNPLVHLLSIMRSGFYASYDAPYASPVYVFAFASVPTIFGLLLLYRYHKDILEL
- a CDS encoding glycoside hydrolase family 99-like domain-containing protein, which codes for MTPGSVGARALRFLRIFFLKTSEWAAVKAGRESGLFDPIYYAGAYPQVHALFRPFLLRHYVVYGELMGYRPNPDFSPSAYLRYNPDVAMQNMSPFLHYASIGYKEDRITKELPKVEEMPAVLAPKLRFDASRTRADVAIVMHIYYPDLWPEFKAKIDGLDIEHDLFITLTYRGDETEELAAQIRAEFPSTVVVPLENRGRDILPFLTLVNAGALTGYKAVCKIHTKKSPHREDGEIWRRHLIDGVLPDAGLKGLLETFIADEEAAFWVADGQHFDDTKWWGSNLETTRSLLRRIEMEISGKRLSFPAGSIYWMKPVVVGLLKAMNLHVEQFDPEMAQVDGTLAHALERTMGFLSDAADMEIRQTTQVAQIRDGQLNTGVNVSDMTQPDFVSAFYLPQFHPIPENDAWWGKGFTEWRGVVAAQSMFDGHNQPLLPTDLGFYDLRATEVMGEQAALAQAHGVDAFCVYHYWFDGRRVLEAPLDKLLERPEINFPFYLCWANESWRRNWDGLSGTVLLEQTYKRGFEQKLVDDSLKYMRDPRYIRPDGVRPRFVIYRPEDMPDPAASVAKMRRAWAAAGIGDVELGAVCFHVGGDAPVADDLFDFWVEMPPHGIVTMDDYVFGGPEGNKLGRDVRTGFKGLVYDYNKVIKNSVSKEYVNGLPDNTICGVMPSWDNSARRGYKAHMAYGANPARFGVWLDEVKRHRISGSYRKELFVNAWNEWAEKAVIEPNSAYGDMALRMLEEKVGKENNDV